One segment of Solanum lycopersicum chromosome 1, SLM_r2.1 DNA contains the following:
- the LOC101265851 gene encoding leucine-rich repeat protein 1-like, producing the protein MRFIALVFLVGALAIIAVDCNSEGDALNAFKTNVADPNNVLQSWDPTLVNPCTWFHVTCNSQNSVVRVDLGDANLSGSLVPQLGMLSNLQYLQIQNNSISGEIPSELGNLTKLVSLGLENNKLSGFIPSSLGYLKSLRYMRLNSNKLSGEIPISVLKLVLWGNLKLMNVSDNKLAGTVHHTNKTGFAITTIVQDVKEI; encoded by the exons atgaggttCATTGCCCTTGTGTTCTTGGTTGGTGCTTTGGCCATTATAGCTGTTGATTGCAACTCTGAAG GAGATGCTCTTAATGCATTCAAAACTAATGTGGCAGACCCAAACAATGTGCTTCAAAGTTGGGACCCAACTTTAGTCAACCCTTGCACATGGTTCCATGTCACTTGCAACTCCCAAAATAGTGTTGTGAGAGT GGACCTAGGTGATGCTAATCTCTCTGGATCCTTGGTACCTCAATTAGGAATGCTAAGCAATCTCCAATACTT GCAAAtccaaaataattcaattagtGGAGAAATTCCAAGTGAATTAGGGAACCTCACAAAGTTAGTAAGCTTGGGGTTAGAAAATAACAAGCTCAGTGGTTTTATTCCATCGTCTCTTGGCTATTTAAAATCACTACGATATAt gaGATTGAATAGTAATAAATTATCAGGGGAGATTCCTATTTCTGTCTTGAAGCTCGTCTTGTGGGGCAATTTGAAGCTTAT GAATGTTTCAGACAATAAACTGGCAGGGACTGTCCATCATACTAATAAAAcag gatTTGCAATTACAACAATTGTTCAAGACGTCAAGGAAATATAG